The following are encoded in a window of Oncorhynchus mykiss isolate Arlee chromosome Y, USDA_OmykA_1.1, whole genome shotgun sequence genomic DNA:
- the LOC110509616 gene encoding nucleoplasmin, translated as MHKQEKPLSMLWGCELSESKMEETFKTDDTNYQHQLALRTMCLGAGAKGEFNIVELITGEPDNGKGITVATLHASGMPMVNLSGLELHPPVTFRLTSGAGPVYICGEHIALEDDFSGIESGDEEMEDEEEDIEESPVKPKKALAKSGNTAEKKKKPEAADEPVSDDENPPQKGKGRGKGRGK; from the exons ATGCACAAACAGGAAAAACCACTGTCGATGTTATGGG GTTGTGAACTCAGTGAGTCAAAGATGGAGGAAACGttcaaaacggatgacacaaactaCCAACATCAACTCGCCCTGAGAACC ATGTGTCTGGGCGCAGGCGCCAAAGGAGAGTTCAACATTGTGGAGTTGATTACTGGAGAACCGGATAACGGTAAAGGTATAACTGTGGCGACCCTGCATGCCAGCGGCATGCCCATG GTCAATCTCTCTGGGCTTGAACTCCACCCTCCTGTCACCTTCAGGCTGACGAGTGGTGCTGGCCCTGTGTACATCTGTGGGGAACACATTGCCC TGGAGGATGACTTCTCAGGCATCGAGAGTGGTGATGAGGagatggaggatgaggaggaagacaTTGAGGAGTCTCCTGTGAAGCCGAAGAAAGCACTAGCCAAGAGCGGAAACACTGCAGAAAAG AAAAAAAAGCCAGAGGCGGCAGATGA acctgtGTCAGATGATGAGAACCCTCCCCAAAAG ggaaaggggagaggaaaagGCAGGGGAAAGTAA